One stretch of Chiloscyllium plagiosum isolate BGI_BamShark_2017 unplaced genomic scaffold, ASM401019v2 scaf_52, whole genome shotgun sequence DNA includes these proteins:
- the LOC122548354 gene encoding protein mono-ADP-ribosyltransferase TIPARP-like, whose product MTIQSETFDRLRRLSTSDIDPSDIFRTTWRYYWRDTFEWKQYPQSLAQYFEEALRQGIVVRYFMISQSQRYKVDLNASYQQNITSGTKRTIRKRPLFQSTVTLLPYLKTLSGSSERNPCVLDSPSVAAPNPDCEHGYPETWIPMDPNVDFIKVPMSLDDKAYRVVYNLFHKTMLETKFIILSILRVQNQFLWEKYIRKKQYMARKLSERERVLNERHLFHGTSELSIDGICKHNFDPRVSGRHATLYGQGSYFARKSSYSHRYAQRSEEGVHYMFLSKVLVGRHTVGKPPMRRPPAVTPSDPSSDLFNSCVDSTYDPQIFVLFDNDQCFPYFVVKYKEVGNSITVR is encoded by the exons ATGACCATTCAGAGCGAGACGTTTGACCGGTTAAGGCGGCTCAGCACCTCGGACATTGACCCCTCTGACATCTTCCGCACGACGTGGCGATACTACTGGAGGGACACGTTCGAGTGGAAGCAGTACCCTCAG TCACTCGCCCAGTACTTTGAGGAAGCCCTCCGACAGGGCATTGTGGTGAGGTACTTCATGATCAGTCAGAGTCAGCGATACAAGGTGGATCTCAACGCCAGCTACCAGCAGAACATCACCTCAGGCACAAAGAGAACCATCCGGAAACGGCCCCTCTTCCAATCAACCGTCACGCTCCTGCCCTACCTCAA GACATTGTCTGGGTCATCTGAGAGAAACCCCTGTGTGCTGGATAGCCCCTCAGTAGCTGCTCCCAATCCTGACTGTGAACACGGTTACCCAGAGACCTGGATCCCCATGGATCCCAATGTGGACTTTATCAAAGTGCCCATGTCACTGGATGACAAAGCCTATAGGGTGGTCTACAACCTATTCCACAAGACCATGCTGGAGACAAAATTCATCATCTTGAGCATATTACGGGTACAAAACCAGTTCCTTTGGGAAAAGTACATCAG GAAGAAGCAGTACATGGCTCGCAAGTTGTCGGAACGGGAGAGGGTGCTGAATGAGAGGCACTTGTTCCACGGGACCTCCGAGCTCTCCATCGATGGCATCTGCAAGCACAACTTTGACCCGCGAGTGTCCGGGCGACACGCCACTCTCTACGGCCAGGGCAGCTACTTTGCCCGGAAGTCCAGCTACTCCCACAGGTACGCCCAGCGTTCCGAGGAAGGAGTCCATTACATGTTTCTGTCCAAGGTCCTGGTGGGCAGGCATACCGTGGGCAAGCCACCCATGCGGAGACCTCCGGCTGTCACCCCCAGTGACCCCAGCAGTGACCTCTTCAACTCCTGCGTGGACAGCACTTATGACCCCCAGATTTTCGTCCTGTTTGACAATGACCAATGCTTTCCCTACTTTGTGGTAAAGTACAAAGAGGTGGGGAACAGCATCACCGTTAGATGA